A stretch of Cicer arietinum cultivar CDC Frontier isolate Library 1 chromosome 5, Cicar.CDCFrontier_v2.0, whole genome shotgun sequence DNA encodes these proteins:
- the LOC101505549 gene encoding vacuolar-processing enzyme gamma-isozyme-like, with protein MVCMSVTVTKSNGARPLNNQLQEGTGVKWAFLVAGSRGYGNYRHQADVCHAYQVLKSGGLKDENIIVMMYDDIADNVENPFRGTIINQPDGPDVYQGVPKDYTGTDANMFNFYAVLRGDKSATDGGSGKVLSSKPEDTVFIFIVSHGNKGIMGLPDDNIIYADMLVDSLKINYKKMVIYIESCKAGSMLEGLLQDDVNIYATTSSRADEDSAAFYCPRGIMPPSPKYTTCLGDLYSIAWLEYSDQYDRANKTLLDQYDVTWFRTLFTGEEYSAHVMPYGNITMHDDLLETYFGRAKPIGANDNYHFNRTTTHEHSNKRFNTTTRLVSQQDAHLNYLKLKLEKAPDGSLDKSKAQIELDDEISHRKHDDQSVYLIWKLLFGEDTTSTMMANLRSAGQPLVDDWDCLRMLKNTYEHHCGVLSHYGWKYMQAFANMCNNGISKKQMIAAASQVCPKKNS; from the exons ATGGTATGCATGAGTGTAACAGTGACAAAGTCAAACGGTGCGCGTCCTTTGAACAACCAACTTCAAGAAGGGACAGGGGTAAAATGGGCTTTCCTAGTTGCTGGTTCTAGAGGTTATGGAAATTATAGGCACCAAGCTGATGTATGTCATGCCTATCAAGTATTAAAAAGTGGGGGTCTTAAAGATGAAAATATCATTGTTATGATGTATGATGATATCGCCGATAATGTAGAAAATCCATTCCGTGGCACTATAATTAATCAACCAGATGGGCCAGATGTTTATCAGGGGGTTCCAAAG GATTATACAGGAACGGATGcaaatatgttcaatttttacgCAGTGCTTAGAGGCGACAAAAGTGCTACTGATGGAGGTAGCGGTAAGGTACTCAGTAGTAAGCCAGAAGATACCGTATTCATTTTCATTGTTAGTCATGGTAACAAAGGGATAATGG GATTGCCAGATGACAACATAATATATGCCGACATGCTCGTAGATTCATTGAAAATCAATTACAAAAAAATG GTGATATACATAGAATCATGTAAGGCTGGGAGCATGTTGGAAGGGCTTCTTCAAGATGATGTAAATATTTATGCAACCACATCTTCCAGAGCAGATGAGGATAGCGCTGCATTTTACTGTCCACGTGGAATAATGCCTCCATCGCCTAAGTATACAACTTGTTTGGGTGATTTGTACAGTATTGCTTGGTTGGAATACAG TGACCAATATGATAGGGCAAACAAAACTTTGCTTGACCAATATGATGTT ACGTGGTTTAGAACACTTTTTACTGGTGAAGAGTATAGCGCTCACGTGATGCCATATGGAAATATAACTATGCACGATGATTTACTAGAAACATATTTTGGACGTGCTAAACCAATTGGAGCTAATGATAACTACCATTTCAATAGAACTACAACTCATGAGCATTCCAATAAACGATTTAATACGACAACAAGATTGGTCAGCCAACAAGATGCACATTTAAATTATCTGAAGCTTAAG TTGGAAAAGGCACCAGATGGTTCCCTGGATAAGTCAAAAGCTCAAATTGAGTTAGATGACGAAATTTCCCATAGAAAACATGATGACCAGAGTGTATATCTCATATGGAAACTTTTGTTTGGAGAAGACACAACCTCTACTATGATGGCAAATCTTCGTTCAGCCGGTCAACCTCTTGTCGATGATTGGGATTGTCTTAGAATGCTT AAAAATACATATGAACATCATTGTGGTGTCTTATCACATTATGGATGGAAATACATGCAAGCCTTTGCTAACATGTGCAATAATGGCATTTCCAAGAAGCAAATGATTGCAGCAGCATCTCAAGTTTGTCCTAAGAAAAACAGTTAA